A single genomic interval of Epinephelus fuscoguttatus linkage group LG22, E.fuscoguttatus.final_Chr_v1 harbors:
- the chpt1 gene encoding cholinephosphotransferase 1 produces the protein MPHFLWPEPLSPAQLKRLEEHKYSASGRSLFEPPCQLYWNWLVQQTPIWVAPNTLTIVGLLVNIISTVVLAYFCPTATEEAPAWAFIMSALGLFIYQSLDAIDGKQARRTNNSSPLGELFDHGCDAVSTVFVAVGTCISCGIGRYPNWMFFCGFIGMFMFFCAHWQTYVSGTLRFGLIDVTEVQIAIIIMYLMSAFGGVSLWQTTLPVIGLKLYYFPIMGIIGGALYSCYNYFYVILNGGVGKNGSTVADTSVLTPGLHIGLILTLAFIIFKKSSSELFELHPCLYLLAFGMVTSKISNKLVIAHMTKSELHLPDTAFIGPGLLFLNQYFNSFIDEHIVLWIAMVFSLLDLTRYCTGVCLQIASHLRIRVFSITPPSNAHRD, from the exons ATGCCACATTTCCTGTGGCCAGAGCCGCTGTCACCCGCACAACTGAAGCGGCTGGAGGAGCATAAATACAGCGCCTCTGGTCGGTCCCTGTTTGAGCCGCCGTGTCAGCTCTACTGGAACTGGCTCGTCCAACAAACTCCGATATGGGTCGCACCAAACACTCTCACTATCGTGGGACTGCTGGTCAATATCATCTCCACGGTGGTGCTTGCGTATTTTTGTCCCACGGCAACAGAGGAG gcTCCAGCATGGGCCTTCATCATGAGCGCTCTGGGCCTGTTCATCTACCAGTCTCTGGACGCCATTGATGGGAAGCAGGCCAGGAGGACAAACAACAGCTCACCTCTGGGGGAGCTCTTCGACCACGGCTGCGATGCTGTCTCCACAG TCTTTGTTGCCGTGGGAACATGCATTTCATGTGGAATAGGAAGATACCCAAATTGGATGTTCTTCTGTGGTTTCATTGGGATGTTCATGTTCTTCTGCGCCCACTGGCAGACCTATGTGTCCGGGACCCTGCGCTTTGGCCT GATCGACGTCACAGAGGTGCAGATCGCCATCATAATCATGTATTTGATGTCAGCTTTCGGAGGCGTGAGCCTTTGGCAAACCACG TTGCCTGTCATTGGACTGAAGCTATACTACTTCCCCATCATGGGCATCATCGGCGGGGCTCTCTACTCCTGCTACAACTACTTCTATGTCATTTTGAACGGAGGTGTCGGCAAAAACGGCTCCACTGTGGCT GACACCAGTGTGCTGACTCCTGGTTTGCACATCGGCCTCATCCTCACGCTGGCCTTCATCATTTTCAAGAAGTCGTCCAGCGAGCTGTTCGAGCTCCACCCCTGTCTCTACCTGCTCGCCTTTGGCATGGTCACCTCCAAGATCTCCAACAAGCTGGTG ATTGCACACATGACCAAGAGTGAGCTGCACCTCCCGGACACGGCCTTCATAGGCCctggcctcctcttcctcaaccAGTACTTCAACAGCTTCATCGACGAACACATAGTCCTCTGGATCGCCATG